One part of the Zymomonas mobilis subsp. pomaceae ATCC 29192 genome encodes these proteins:
- a CDS encoding flagellar basal body rod protein FlgF, translating to MDRLLYTSLSGMRATMRQQIATASNLANTNTPGFRKELSTQAAFWLRGGNSSRAMASQGIYSADLQKAEVQQTGRDLDLAMAGDSMLAVQAEDGQEAYTRRGDLQITDSGVLVNGEGRPLVGERGPITIGAADKVSIDKEGTVYIVQPGQNPIQPEAIDQIKLVSPSAQPRSRIAKGLDGLFRVVDGGTLNRDPAATVQADSLENSNVEPTQALVDMIQASRSYEQSVKMVATARQLDESSASLMDIPSS from the coding sequence ATGGACCGTCTTCTTTACACTTCACTGTCAGGTATGCGGGCAACCATGCGGCAGCAGATTGCGACCGCATCGAACCTCGCCAATACCAACACGCCCGGCTTTAGAAAGGAGCTGTCAACACAGGCGGCTTTCTGGCTACGCGGGGGCAATAGCAGTCGGGCAATGGCCTCTCAGGGCATTTATTCTGCTGATTTACAAAAGGCAGAAGTGCAACAAACCGGACGAGATTTAGATCTCGCTATGGCCGGAGATTCCATGTTGGCAGTGCAGGCAGAAGATGGTCAGGAGGCTTATACGCGGCGGGGCGATCTTCAGATTACCGATTCAGGTGTTTTGGTAAATGGTGAGGGTCGCCCCCTCGTCGGGGAAAGAGGGCCGATTACGATCGGTGCCGCCGATAAGGTTTCTATTGATAAAGAAGGCACGGTTTATATCGTCCAGCCCGGGCAAAATCCTATCCAGCCCGAAGCTATTGATCAGATTAAACTGGTTTCCCCTTCTGCCCAGCCCAGAAGCCGCATTGCAAAAGGTTTGGATGGTTTATTTCGTGTTGTCGATGGTGGCACTTTAAACCGTGATCCCGCAGCGACGGTTCAGGCTGACAGTCTTGAAAATTCTAATGTCGAACCAACGCAAGCGCTGGTTGATATGATTCAAGCCAGCCGATCTTATGAACAATCGGTAAAAATGGTGGCGACAGCGCGGCAGCTTGATGAAAGCAGCGCCAGCCTAATGGATATACCCAGCAGCTAA
- the flgG gene encoding flagellar basal-body rod protein FlgG, whose product MPTTPLQVARTGLDAQNTRMRVIANNLANVNTTAFKRDRAAFETLAYQAERQPGAQSTNSYYYATGLTLGSGVQTIATERQETEGSLTNTGNALDLAVSGVGYFQIQMPDGTIGYTRAGNFQLSQDGQIVTDDGKPLIPNINIPQNAQQITVGEDGTVSVQLQGQTQSNQVGQIQTVRFINPAGLQANGQNIYIETQSSGQPQIGLPQQDGMGAVLQGELEQSNVNIVQELVDMIETQRAYEVNSKMIKASDEMLQYINQQIS is encoded by the coding sequence ATGCCAACCACGCCGCTACAAGTTGCAAGAACGGGATTGGATGCTCAAAACACCCGTATGCGGGTTATCGCGAACAACCTTGCAAACGTTAATACAACTGCATTTAAGCGCGATCGGGCAGCCTTTGAAACCTTGGCCTATCAGGCAGAACGGCAACCGGGTGCCCAGTCAACCAACAGCTATTATTATGCGACCGGCTTAACCTTGGGTTCGGGTGTGCAGACGATTGCCACCGAACGGCAAGAAACAGAAGGTTCGTTAACCAATACCGGCAATGCCCTTGATCTCGCTGTTTCAGGGGTGGGCTATTTTCAGATCCAGATGCCTGATGGCACAATCGGCTATACGCGGGCAGGTAACTTCCAACTGTCCCAAGATGGGCAAATTGTGACCGATGACGGAAAGCCTTTGATCCCGAACATCAACATACCGCAAAATGCTCAGCAAATTACGGTGGGTGAAGATGGCACGGTGTCAGTGCAGTTACAGGGTCAGACACAGTCCAATCAGGTCGGCCAAATTCAGACTGTGCGCTTTATTAATCCGGCAGGTCTTCAGGCCAATGGTCAGAATATTTACATTGAAACGCAATCTTCAGGTCAGCCCCAGATCGGTTTACCGCAACAAGATGGTATGGGCGCGGTTTTACAGGGCGAACTTGAACAATCAAACGTGAATATTGTTCAGGAATTGGTCGATATGATCGAAACCCAGCGGGCGTATGAAGTGAATTCTAAAATGATTAAGGCTTCTGATGAAATGCTCCAGTATATCAATCAGCAGATCTCTTAA
- a CDS encoding flagellar basal body L-ring protein FlgH — protein MKHFVNSSFTIAFMALVALAATPADARKKALQPDPNFAATFPDDPRPAVTPNGAIFQPTYGYMPIISGARASHVGDMVTITLTESFAASKSANTTTSRSGGIALIPPTTGVLAAFKSTDAAASSSQNFKGSGTTGQSNSLSGEITATVARVFPDGTMLIRGEKIMTINRGDEHIRISGLVRPWDIDGTNHVLSTRIGDARISYTGTGDVARASRMGWLGRFFQAISPF, from the coding sequence ATGAAGCATTTTGTGAATTCCTCTTTTACGATAGCGTTTATGGCACTTGTGGCTCTGGCTGCAACGCCTGCGGACGCACGTAAAAAGGCACTTCAACCTGACCCTAACTTTGCCGCGACCTTTCCGGACGATCCCAGACCGGCGGTGACGCCAAATGGGGCCATTTTCCAGCCGACCTATGGCTATATGCCCATTATCTCAGGGGCACGTGCTTCCCATGTTGGCGATATGGTGACGATTACGCTCACGGAATCTTTTGCGGCGAGCAAGTCTGCAAATACAACAACGTCTCGTTCAGGGGGTATTGCCCTTATTCCTCCGACGACGGGTGTTTTGGCAGCCTTTAAAAGCACTGATGCGGCCGCCAGCAGTTCACAAAACTTTAAAGGGTCAGGCACAACCGGACAGTCAAACAGTCTTTCCGGCGAAATTACGGCGACAGTGGCACGTGTTTTTCCTGATGGCACCATGCTTATTCGGGGTGAAAAAATTATGACCATCAACCGAGGGGATGAACATATTCGTATCTCCGGTTTGGTTCGACCTTGGGATATTGATGGCACCAATCATGTGCTTTCAACCCGTATTGGGGATGCTCGTATCAGTTACACCGGCACCGGAGATGTCGCCAGAGCCAGCCGCATGGGTTGGTTAGGACGCTTTTTCCAAGCCATCAGTCCTTTCTAA
- a CDS encoding flagellar basal body P-ring protein FlgI encodes MLGLLLLCLGLMTPFMTAAQADRIKDLGAFQGMRTNQLTGYGIVTGLAGTGDSSLQYTIAAMTALSARFGLSMPSNVSPTLQDAAAVIVTADLPPFAKPGQPIDITVSALGRARSIRGGALMITPLYGADGQIYAMAQGNLEVGGLGISGRDGSNLTVNIPTAGRIPSGATVERAVDPGFASAPYLQFNLSEADLTNVQRVATAINNALGPGRAHVLDGVSVAITAPEGAEVRTALMGEIENLPVDRADARARVTINARTGTIVINGAVRISPAAITHGRLTVRVDENYGVSQPNAFGQGQTAVVPNSTITAEQTRSPMFHLQTGANLTDIVKAVNAIGATPGDLAAILEGLKQAGAMNADLIIL; translated from the coding sequence ATGCTTGGACTACTGCTTCTCTGTCTGGGATTAATGACGCCCTTTATGACAGCGGCACAGGCAGATCGCATTAAAGATCTCGGTGCTTTTCAGGGTATGCGAACCAACCAATTGACCGGATATGGTATTGTGACGGGTTTGGCCGGAACGGGCGATTCCAGTTTGCAATATACCATTGCCGCTATGACGGCATTATCTGCGCGTTTCGGGCTGAGTATGCCCAGCAATGTCAGCCCGACTTTGCAAGATGCCGCTGCGGTTATTGTGACAGCGGATTTGCCCCCTTTTGCAAAGCCGGGTCAACCTATTGACATTACGGTATCTGCATTGGGACGGGCGCGCTCTATCCGTGGTGGTGCCTTGATGATTACGCCGCTTTATGGTGCGGATGGTCAGATTTACGCCATGGCACAAGGTAACCTTGAAGTCGGCGGCCTCGGTATTAGTGGACGGGATGGTTCTAATCTGACCGTCAATATTCCGACTGCCGGCCGTATCCCGAGTGGGGCCACCGTTGAACGGGCGGTCGATCCCGGTTTTGCCTCGGCACCTTATTTACAGTTTAACTTAAGTGAAGCTGATCTCACAAATGTGCAGCGGGTAGCAACCGCGATCAACAACGCCCTTGGCCCCGGTCGTGCGCATGTTCTGGATGGTGTTTCCGTGGCGATCACCGCACCAGAAGGCGCAGAAGTCCGCACGGCTTTGATGGGTGAGATTGAAAATCTGCCTGTTGATCGTGCCGATGCCCGTGCCCGTGTTACGATCAATGCCCGTACCGGCACAATCGTTATCAATGGTGCAGTCCGAATATCACCGGCTGCCATTACTCATGGTCGATTAACTGTAAGAGTGGATGAAAACTATGGTGTTTCTCAACCGAATGCCTTTGGACAGGGACAAACCGCCGTCGTACCTAACAGCACGATTACAGCGGAACAGACCCGTTCACCTATGTTCCATCTTCAAACCGGCGCTAATCTGACAGACATCGTAAAAGCGGTGAATGCCATTGGTGCTACCCCGGGCGATTTGGCCGCTATTTTAGAAGGCTTGAAACAGGCCGGGGCCATGAATGCGGATTTGATAATCTTATGA